A DNA window from Cryomorphaceae bacterium contains the following coding sequences:
- a CDS encoding NUDIX hydrolase, translating into MTSLHFNCALTVDCVVFSASGAVVLIRRKNPPFQGQYALPGGFVDEDETVELACVREAKEETNLELKNLQLVGIYSTPGRDPRGRTVSAAFLAEADLSQLRAGDDATEAELVQYWQEKELAFDHAQILHDAWKLHGS; encoded by the coding sequence GTGACTTCACTTCATTTCAACTGTGCATTAACGGTAGATTGCGTGGTGTTCTCAGCCAGCGGGGCTGTGGTATTGATCCGCAGGAAAAACCCTCCTTTTCAGGGCCAATACGCGCTGCCGGGCGGATTTGTCGATGAAGACGAAACCGTAGAACTAGCCTGTGTGCGCGAGGCGAAGGAAGAAACCAATCTCGAGCTTAAGAACTTGCAATTGGTTGGCATTTATTCAACGCCGGGACGCGATCCCCGCGGCCGCACCGTTTCTGCCGCTTTTCTGGCCGAAGCCGACCTTTCGCAGCTCCGCGCCGGAGATGATGCTACCGAAGCCGAACTGGTACAGTACTGGCAGGAGAAGGAACTCGCCTTTGATCACGCACAAATACTGCATGACGCCTGGAAATTGCATGGTTCGTAA